ACTTCGCTCGAACTCGAATACGGCACGCTGGTGCCGATGCGCTACATGAATGCGGACCAGCGCTTCAAGGTCGTATCGATTGCGGGCTGGTGCATGTGGCACGACCTGCCGACGAGTGCGCGTTTCGGGCTGGCAGTACGGAAGGCGATTGAAGAGCGCTACGAGGGAACAGTGGCGATTCTCGCGAGCGGCTCGCTCAGTCATCACTTCGCGAACAACGGCACGGCGGAGCAGTTCATGCACAAGGTGTGGGATCCGTTTCTCGAACAGACGGACCGGCATGTCGTGTCGCTGTGGGAGAAGGGCGACTGGAAGACCTTTTGCGGCATGCTGCCGCTGTACAACGAGAAATGCTGGGGCGAGGGCGGCATGCACGATACGGCGATGCTGCTGGGTGCGCTCGGCTGGGATCGTTATGAGGGCAAGGCCGAAGTGGTGACGCCGTACTTCGGCAGTTCGGGGACGGGACAGATCAATGCGATTTTCCCCGTTACGCCGCTGCCGGCCTGATCGATCAAAGGAGAGTTGACGTGCCGCATCTCACGCTCGAATACAGCGCCAATCTGGCGAATGAAGACAGCATCGGCGCGCTTTGCAAGAAGCTCGCGCAATGTCTCGATGCGCAACGCGATAACGACCAGCGCGTCTATCCGCTGGGCGGCATACGCGTGCGCGCGTTGCGCTGCGAAGAGTTCTGCATCGCCGATGGAAGACGGGATGCCGCGTTTCTGCATGCGAACCTGAAGATCGGCGCGGGTCGCTCGGAGAGCGTGAAGAAAGCAACCGGCGATGCATTGTTCGACGTCATCAAACAGCATTTCGCGGAAGCATTCGAAAAACATGGGCTGGCGTTATCGCTCGAAATCGGCGAATTCAGCGAAGCGGGCACCTGGAAACATAACAATCTGCATGCGCGCCTGAAGGGCTGAGCACGGGAGGAAAGGATCATGCTGGACGAGAAGATCATTCGCGAACTCGCCGCGAAACTCGATCACGCTGAAAAGACGCGCACGCAATTGCGCCATTTTTCTGCGGCGTATCCCGAGATGACGATCGAAGACGGTTACGCGATTCAGCGCGAATGGGTGAAGATGAAGCTCGCTGAAGGACACGTGATCAAAGGGCGCAAGATCGGTTTGACGTCGCGTGCGATGCAGCGTTCGTCGCAGATTGATGAGCCGGACTATGCGCCGCTTCTGGACAGCATGTTCATCGAAAGCGGGCGTGACATTCGCGCGGACCGTTTCATTGCTCCGCGAGTCGAAGTAGAGCTGGCGTTCATTCTCGCGAAGCCGCTCAAAGGCCCGAACGTCACGCTGTTCGACGTGCTCGATGCAACTGCGTACGTGACGCCTGCCGTCGAAATCATCGATGCGCGTATCGAACAGTTCGACCGCGACACCAAAGCGCCGCGCAAGGTCTTCGATACGATCTCCGATTTCGCGGCCAATGCGGGCATCGTGATGGGCGGCCGTCCTGTGCGTCCGATGGATGTCGACCTGCGCTGGGTCGGCGCGCTGCTGTACAAGAACGGCGCCGTCGAAGAGAGCGGTCTTGCCGCTGCGGTACTGAATCATCCGGCGACGGGCGTCGCGTGGCTCGCGAACAAGATCGCGCCCTACGACGAAGCGCTGAATGCAAACGACGTGATTCTCAGCGGCTCATTTACCGCGCCGATTGCCGCGCGTGCAGGCGATACGTTTCATGTCGATTACGGCCCGCTCGGCGGCATCGCCCTCAACTTCGTGTGACCATTGCGAATGGAACCTGTTAAAAACACCTTCAAACAGGCACTCGCCGATGGCAGGACGCAATTCGGCCTGTGGGCTGCATTTGCCGATGCCTATGTGACGGAAGCGATTGCGACGGCCGGTTTCGACTGGCTGCTGATCGACAACGAGCACGCACCCAACGACGTGCGCAGTACGCTCGCGCAACTCCAGGTGCTCGCGGCGTATTCGTCGCATCCCGTCGTGCGGCCGGTGAAAGCGGATGCGGCGGTGATCAAGCAACTGCTCGATATCGGCGCGCAGACGTTGTTGTTGCCGATGATCGACTCCGCCGATCAGGCGCGTGACGCCGTAGCGGCGACGCGTTATCCGCCCGAAGGGATACGCGGCGTCGGTAGCGCACTGGCGAGAGCGTCGCGATGGAATCGTGTGCCGGACTATCTGGCCACGGCGGCGCGTGAACTCTGTGTGCTGGTGCAGGTGGAAACCGTCACAGGGATGAACAACCTCGACGGGATAGCGCGGGTTGACGGCGTGGACGGCGTCTTTTTCGGGCCTGCCGACTTGAGCGCGTCGATGGGGTATCTAGGCAAGCCAGGTGCGCCCGAAGTGCGCGAGGCCATTTGCAACGGTATCCGGCTCGTCCGGAATGCAGGCAAAGCGGCGGGCGTGCTTGCGCCGGATCGTGCTTTCGCGGACGAGTACATGGCGGCAGGGGCGACGTTTGTCGCCGTTGGAACGGACACGGGGCTTCTGACCTCGGCCGCCGCGCAACTGGCCGCGTCGTTTAAAAAGCAGGACGTCACAGCGAAGACGGAGCGGGGCGGCTACTGATACATCGCTGCCTGCCCGCCTTCAATGCGACCGGCGGGCGACTTCAGACAAACGAGGCGTGTGCGACGGCAATTCTCCGAACTGCGCCTTGTACGATTGCGCGAAGTGGCCGAGATGCTGAAAGCCCCATCTGCCTGCTGCGTCACTGATGGAGAGCGCATCCGCTGGTGTCGACGTTAGCAGGCGTCGCACCTGCGCAAGTCGCACCGCTCTCAGATAGACGAGAGGACTGGTTTGCGTGACGGCGCGGAAACTGTTCTGAATCGTGCGCCTGCTCACACCCAAGGTTGCAGACAGCGAATGGATATCGATGGACTCGTCTCCGGATGCCAGCACATAGTCGTGGCAGCGTCGCACGATATCGGCATGACATGCATGCGTCAGTTCGCGGGACTTGTCGTGTGCGACATGGTACGTGAACAGGTCGGCTAGCGCGTCCTCGATTTCACCGGCCAGTTCGCGACTTTGTGCGCTGTTGCCGGTTGCACCCGTCTGAAGTGCACACTCGAGCGTCGTCGCGATCCGCAAGCCTGTGCGTGACAGCGCGGGCTTGGGCACTTCGAGCACGTCCATTTGTCGACTGAAGGTGCTTGCATCGAAACCCGCTGCTTCCGCAATGTTTTGGAGCATGACGGGGGCAATGACGACGCCGATCAACAGCATGTCATCGGGCGCATGCAGGTCGAACTCTTTTCCGTCCGAACAGCAGACCAGGCGGCCGGGACCCAGTAAAGATCGACGAAAGGTGAAGGAGCCTTTTCCCGTCAGTGGAATGCCGACGATCGTTCGCGCTGGTGGCAAACGTCCGCGTTGCACGATGCGAGCATTGGCCGACTCGTGGAAAACGTGAATATCGTCGACGGATGCCTGTTTGACCGTGCTGCTAAAGCGGCCGCATCCAACCTGCACGTACTCCTGATCCCAGCCGTGCAGCGCGGCTGCGTGCGCGTCGGCGTCGTTGAAACGTTCGAGGCGGGCGTCGATGGAAATCGGATTGAGGTCCATGTGTGTAATCTCAGTCGACGCACGCGTCGATATCTTCACCGCGATCGAACAGGCATTTGCGCAGGAGCACGGCTTCGACCGCGTTGATCTGCAGCAATGCGACGTAACGGCGTCCGTCGTCATGGCTGACGATCGCAAACACGCTTCTGTCATCTCCGTTCGCAAACCGCACGTCGTCTTCCACGATGTCGGTGTCGTCGTGTACGCCCGCCAGATACGCACGTTCGACGACGTTCCACGCCTGCGGCAGACGTAACAATACATCGAGCACATCTTCCGATGTCGAAATGACCGACGCCTGAGTGTCGTCGCATCGCACGAACCAGCCAGGGTTGGCCGTCGGGCGTACTCTCATCGCTGCCACTGCATAGAGCAGCATTTTCCGCACCTCCGCTTGCACGCTGCGCGTTGGCGCCCATGCGTGATTCGCACGAGCGCGTCTCGCAACTTGTGGGTTCGACTAGAACTTGTGACGAAGTCCGACACGAACGACGGCCTGCTTGTCGGTCGCGGACGCCGATGGTCCGTTGATGGCCGCAACGGCTTCCTTACCCGTCGAGTCCGTTCCCGATGCCTTCTGATACACCGCGATCAGATACACGTCGCTGCGTTTCGAAAGCAGGTAGTCGACGCCTGCGCCGAACTGGTGATAAGTGGCGCCCGTCTTGCCCGCGACCGAACTGCTTTTCGTGTAGTCGTATGCAAAGCCTGCCAGCAGCGCGGGCGTGAACTGATAGCGGAAGTTGATTTCGGCATTGTTCAAGGTCGTGGTGCCGCTCAGACCGAGTGGATTCGGA
This Paraburkholderia sabiae DNA region includes the following protein-coding sequences:
- the hpaH gene encoding 2-oxo-hept-4-ene-1,7-dioate hydratase; this translates as MLDEKIIRELAAKLDHAEKTRTQLRHFSAAYPEMTIEDGYAIQREWVKMKLAEGHVIKGRKIGLTSRAMQRSSQIDEPDYAPLLDSMFIESGRDIRADRFIAPRVEVELAFILAKPLKGPNVTLFDVLDATAYVTPAVEIIDARIEQFDRDTKAPRKVFDTISDFAANAGIVMGGRPVRPMDVDLRWVGALLYKNGAVEESGLAAAVLNHPATGVAWLANKIAPYDEALNANDVILSGSFTAPIAARAGDTFHVDYGPLGGIALNFV
- the hpaD gene encoding 3,4-dihydroxyphenylacetate 2,3-dioxygenase, with the protein product MGKLALAAKVTHVPSLYLSELDGPHKGCRQAAIDGHHEIGRRCRELGVDTIVVFDVHWLVNSEYHINCAPKFEGIYTSNELPHFINNMAYAYPGNVQLGKLIADVANEMGVKSRAHSETSLELEYGTLVPMRYMNADQRFKVVSIAGWCMWHDLPTSARFGLAVRKAIEERYEGTVAILASGSLSHHFANNGTAEQFMHKVWDPFLEQTDRHVVSLWEKGDWKTFCGMLPLYNEKCWGEGGMHDTAMLLGALGWDRYEGKAEVVTPYFGSSGTGQINAIFPVTPLPA
- a CDS encoding helix-turn-helix domain-containing protein, giving the protein MDLNPISIDARLERFNDADAHAAALHGWDQEYVQVGCGRFSSTVKQASVDDIHVFHESANARIVQRGRLPPARTIVGIPLTGKGSFTFRRSLLGPGRLVCCSDGKEFDLHAPDDMLLIGVVIAPVMLQNIAEAAGFDASTFSRQMDVLEVPKPALSRTGLRIATTLECALQTGATGNSAQSRELAGEIEDALADLFTYHVAHDKSRELTHACHADIVRRCHDYVLASGDESIDIHSLSATLGVSRRTIQNSFRAVTQTSPLVYLRAVRLAQVRRLLTSTPADALSISDAAGRWGFQHLGHFAQSYKAQFGELPSHTPRLSEVARRSH
- a CDS encoding 5-carboxymethyl-2-hydroxymuconate Delta-isomerase — its product is MPHLTLEYSANLANEDSIGALCKKLAQCLDAQRDNDQRVYPLGGIRVRALRCEEFCIADGRRDAAFLHANLKIGAGRSESVKKATGDALFDVIKQHFAEAFEKHGLALSLEIGEFSEAGTWKHNNLHARLKG
- the hpaI gene encoding 4-hydroxy-2-oxoheptanedioate aldolase, with translation MEPVKNTFKQALADGRTQFGLWAAFADAYVTEAIATAGFDWLLIDNEHAPNDVRSTLAQLQVLAAYSSHPVVRPVKADAAVIKQLLDIGAQTLLLPMIDSADQARDAVAATRYPPEGIRGVGSALARASRWNRVPDYLATAARELCVLVQVETVTGMNNLDGIARVDGVDGVFFGPADLSASMGYLGKPGAPEVREAICNGIRLVRNAGKAAGVLAPDRAFADEYMAAGATFVAVGTDTGLLTSAAAQLAASFKKQDVTAKTERGGY